The genomic window TTAAATCTAATTGCTACAAATAATACTTTACCAACTCATGTAATTTTACTTGAATTAGCTCCTGATGAACTAAAATTTAGATTATCACAAAAAGAAAATGATTCAATAGAATTAAGAGGAATTGAGTATTTAATAAATATTCAAAATAGAATGAAAGAGACAATTAAAAGATTAAATTTAAATCATATTATCATCGATGCAAGTTTAAAAATAGAAGAAATAGAAAAGGAAATTGAGGATTTTATAAATGACTAATAAGACAATACAAAGTTTAAGGGGAATGAAAGATATTGTAAATGAAGAAAGTACTTTATTTACTTACTTTATTGAGAATGCTTCAAATATTGCTAAAAATTATGGTTTTTCGTATATTGAAACACCCCTATTAGAGGAAACAGCTTTATTCAAAAGATCAGTTGGTGAGAGTTCAGATATCGTAAATAAAGAGATGTATCAGTTTATTGATAAAGGTGAAAATGATGTTTGTTTAAGACCAGAAGGTACTGCTGGTGTTGTAAGACATTTTGTTGAAAAGAAACTTGATCGGGCTGGTGGAAACTATAAGTGGTATTATTATGGTCCTATGTTTAGATATGAAAGACCTCAAAAAGGAAGACTTAGAGAATTTCACCAATTTGGTTGTGAAGTTTTTGGTATTGATTCTGTATTTGAAGATGCAAATATTATCATTATGTTAAAAGAAATTCTTGATTTTTTTGGTATTGGATTTACATTAAAATTAAATTCTCTTGGTTGTAATATTTGTATGCCACCATATAAAGAAAACCTAGTTAAACATTTAACAACTTTTAAAGAAGAACTATGTGAAGACTGTAATAGAAGGATTTTAACAAATCCAATTAGAGTTTTAGACTGTAAAAATGAAAAGTGTCAATTACTATTATACAATGCTCCAAAAATCACAACAAGTTTATGTGAATCTTGTAATACAGATTTTGAAAAACTAAAAGAGATATTAGACTTTAACAATATTAAATATGAAATAGATTCAAATTTAGTTAGAGGTTTAGATTATTATAATAAAACCGCATTTGAATTTGTAAGTAATGAAATTGGTGCTCAAAGTGCAATAGCAGGTGGTGGAAGATATGATAGATTAGTTGAATTTTTGGGCGGAAAATCTACAAGTGGAATTGGATTTGCAATAGGAATCGAAAGATTATTAGAACTCATAAAGATGCCACAATGTAATCAAGATATTGTATATATTGGAGCTTTAGATGAAGCATCTTTAAATACGGTAGTAAAAATGGCAAATCAAAAGAGAAAAACAACGAAAACTTTAGTAGAATACGCACCAAGAAGTTTCGGAAAACATTTTGGATTAGCTGAAAAACTTGGAGCTAATATTGTGGCATTAATTGGTGAAAATGAGCTAAAAAATGGAACTATCTATATAAAAGATTTAAAAACAAAAGAAGAAAAAAATTTAAAATTAGAGGATTTTTAAAAGTGGGTAATTACGGTATTGACATCTGGAGTGATGATAATTTTATAATTGAAGATGGACTTGCAAAAATAAACTATGACTGCAAACCATCACTGATTTCTATAGTTAAAGATATAAGAAAACAAGATTTTAAAGGTCCATTACTTTTAAGGTTTCCACATATAACAGAAAAGCAAATAAATACACTATACAATACATTTAATGCAAGTATTAAAGAATATGATTATAAGGGAACATTTAATGCTGTTTTCCCTTTAAAAGTTAATCAACTTCCTAACTTTATTCATCCACTTATTGCTGAGGGTAAAAACTTTAATTATGGGCTAGAAGCTGGAAGTAAGGCTGAACTTGTTATTGCAATGACCTACAATAATGTTGGTTCTCCAATAACGGTAAATGGATTCAAAGATAAAGAGATGATTCACCTAGGTTTCATTGCAAAAAGTATGGGTCATAATATCACAATAATTATTGAAGGCTTAAATGAATTGGAAATAATTATAGAGGTTTTAAATGAAACCAAAATGGAGTGTCCTAATATAGGATTAAGAGTTAGACTACATAGTGGTGGAAGTGGCCTATGGGCGAAAAGTGGAGGGATTAATTCTAAATTTGGATTAACTTCTACTGAGATATTAGAAGCATATGAATTAATGGAAGATAATAATCTAGTTAAGCATTTAACAATGATTCATTTTCATATTGGTTCTGCTATGAATTCTATTAAACCTTTGAAAAAAGCTTTAAGGGAATCTGGACATATTTATGCTGAACTTAAAAACTTAGGTGCAACTAATTTAAACTCAATTAATATTGGTGGTGGATTAGCAGTTGAATATAATGCTTATGAAAGAACAAGATTTTACTCTTTAAGTGAGTTTTCAAATGATGTTATATTTACGTTAAAAGATATTGCAAAACAAAAAGGGGTTGATGAACCAAATATCTTTACAGAATCAGGAAGATTTATTTCGGCTGCCTCAACAGTTTTAATAGCTCCTGTGCTTGAATTATTTTCTGCAGAATATGATTTTGACCATCTAAAACTTAAACCCTCAAATCCTCCTTTAATTCAAGAGTTAAATGATTTATATAGAGATATGACAAAAAAAACTGCTTATGAATATATGCATGATAGTATTGATCATATGGAATCTTTATTAACGCTATTTGATTTAGGTTATATTGATTTGCAAGATAGATCAAATGCAGAAGTTTTAACTCATCAAGTTATCAAAAAAGCTATCTCGTTGCTCGAAATAGATGATTATGAAGAGTTAAAAAAACTTGATGAAAATATTCAAGAAAAATATCTATTAAATTTTTCTTTATTCCAATCACTTCCTGATTATTGGGGAATTGACCAAGAATTCCCAATTATGCCAATAACACATCTTGATAAAAAACCAACAAGAAGTGCATCTTTATGGGATATTACTTGTGATAGTGATGGAGAGTTGCCATTTGATATAAAAAAACCTTTATATTTACATGATGTGAATTTAAATAAAGAAGACTATTTCATAGGTTTCTTTAATGTAGGGGCTTATCAAGATACTTTAGGAATGAAACATAACTTATTTTCACATCCAACAGAAGTAAATATTGTATTTAAAGATAATAAAGTTGTTTTAGAAAAGATTTTAGAATCTCAAAAAATTATTGATATATTAGAAGATATTGATTACGATACTGACAATATAAAAGATATTTTAAGAAAAAATTTAAATGATCATAATTATAAAGATATGGAAAGATATCTAAATGAGAATAGTTATTTAAAAACAAGTTGGAGTTATCGTGAGTAATGAAGAAAAAAAAATTGAAGAAAAAATATCATTTTGGGCGCAATTAAAAGAAGATTTTTATGTTCCTAAAAATAATGACCCAGCACTAGATACTAATTTAGAACTATTTTTTAACTATCCAGGTGTTTGGGCAATTATAAACTATAGAATTGCAAATAAACTCTATTATAAAGGTTGGAAAAAATTATCTAGAGTAATTAGTGGAATATCAAGTTTTCTAACAAAAACAGATATTCATCCAGCTTGTACAATAGGCAGAAGAGTTTTTATTGACCATGCAATTGGTGTTGTAATTGGTGCAACTGCTATTGTTGAAGATGATGTTTTAATTTATCAAGGTGTGACTCTTGGTGGAGTTAGTTTAAATAAAGGAAAACGTCACCCAACTGTTAGATCAAATACAGTTATAGGAAGTGGAGCTAAGGTTTTAGGAAATATTACAATTGGTGTAAACTCTAAAATTGGAGCAAACTCAGTTGTTGTATGTGATGTTCCTGATAATTCAACTGCTGTCGGTGTTCCTGCAAAAATTATCAAAAGAGATAATAAAATCTGCAAAATGGAACATGGTGATTTACCAGACATTAACAAAGAGATGTTCAAATATCTTCTTGATAGAATTCATTTAGTTGAGACTGCTTTAAAAGAAGAAGATGGTATTGATTTAACGCAAAAAGACGAAAAATTAGAAAGTGATTATAATAATTTCATTGAAGCTATGAATTCTATTAAAAAGGCTTAATTTTGAATTTAGAACTTGCAATATTTGGAATAATTACAGGATTTTCTTCTGGTTTTTTTGGAATTGGTGGAGGAACAATATTAGTTCCTTTACTTTTAATGCTTGGGTATGTTATGAAAGAAGCCGTTGCTATATCAATTATGCAAATGGTTTTTTCTTCTATTTATGGCTCTTTTTTAAATGCAAAAAAAGCTAAAGATGTTATTAAAGATGGAGTAATTTTAGGAATTGGTGGCTCTTTTGGAGGAATGATAAGTGGATATATTGTGCCAAATCTTTCAAATGAATTTTTACAATATCTTTTCATTGCTATTTTGATTTTTTCAATAATTAAAATTTTTTATTCCCCTGCTATTCATACTGATAAAAAAGAGACAAAAAATGCATATATTCTACTTCTAATTGGAGCTGGTATTGGTATTCTTGCTATGAGTATTGGTGTTGGAGGATCTATTTTATTAACTCCAATATTAGTTGGTTATTTAAAATATGATTTAAAAGCAGCAACTGCTTTAGGATTATTTTTTGTAATCTTTTCTTCAATAGCTGGATTTATATCAACTTCATATCAGGGACAAATGTTATTTGTTGAAGGTGCAACAGTAGGTATTGGTTCACTTATTGGAGTATATTTTGGAATAAAAGTTAAAGACATTGTAAAAGCAACTTCTTACAAAAATTATGTTTTGCTTTTAAATATTATTGTTTTGGTTATCATGCTTTATAAGACTATTTAGTCTTATAAAGATTTCTCTCTTAATTTATCTTTTTTACTTTTTCTTTTACCTTTTACAGGCTCAGATCCTTTTTCTTTCTTTATTGGTGTACCAATTAGTTCAAAACCTTCTATTTGCTCTTTTTCTAATTTTATCTCACATCTTTTTTCAATTAAAGAGAAATGTTCAAAATCTTCTAACCCAATAAAAGAGATAGCTTCCCCACTTTTACCAGCTCGGCCTGTTCTTCCAATTCTATGAACATAATCAGCTGTTGCTCTTGGTAAATCAAAATTTACAACACAAGAAATATCATCTATGTGCAAACCTCGAGCTGCTATATCTGTTGCAAATAAAATCTTGATTTTTTTATTTTTAAAATCTTGTAAAGTTTCACTTCTTTCTTCTTGAGTTAAATCTGCATGAAAAGAAACAGCATTTAATCCATATTTTCTAAACTTTAAAGCGATATTGTCACAAGAGCGTTTATTAGCCATAAAAACAAGTATTTGCTCCCATGAATGCTTTTGTATTAAATTTCGTAGAAGTGCGCTTCTGTTCTCTTTATTTACCTCTATTGCCCTTTGATTTATAGTTTGAACTGTTTGAGTTTCATCTTCTACAAAAATCTCTTGAGCATTACTTGTAATCTTTGAAGCAATATTTAACATTTTTTGTGGATATGTTGCAGAAAAAAGTAGATTTTGTCTATTTTTTGGAAGTGATTCTAAAAGTTGTTCTAACTCTTTTTCAAATCCTAAATCAAGCATCTTATCAGCTTCATCTAAAACAAAAAACTCAAGAGTAGATAAATTTATTTGTTTTTTATCAAGTATATCAAGTAATCTTCCAGTAGTTGCCACAACAATATCACAACCTTTTTGTATATCCAAAAGTTGTTGTGTAAGACTTTCTCCACCTATGACACTTACAACTTTTGGTTTATTATCAAAATATATAGAAAAATCAATAAAAGCCTTTGATACTTGAAGGGCTAATTCTCTTGTTGGAGTTAAAACCAAAGTTGATATTTTTGCCTTTTTTTTACGCTCTTTATCTTCTTTATTTAATAATAGTTGCAAAATTGGCAAAACAAAACTTGCAGTTTTCCCACTACCTGTTTGAGCTTTTGCCATTATGTCTTTGTTTTGAAGAATAAGAGGAATTACTTTTTCTTGAATAGGAGTTGGATTTGTGTAAGCATTTTCATCAAGTGCTTTATTTATATTATTACTAAGACCCAAATTTAAAAATGGCATTAAAATCCTTTAATTGGTTGTTTGATTAAGGTATTTTAAGATTATTTGCCTTTATTAAAACCAAGTTTGAAAATAAACTCTATTTTTATGTAAATAAATCAAAAATATGTAATTAATACTATTTACGCTAACCTGAGTAACTTTAGGTAGTTTATAAACTAATTACCAATAAACAAAAAGGACAAAATATATGTCAATAATATCTTTTAATAATCTAAAATGATAGAACAAATTAAAACTCACGAAAACTTACAAAATACGCCAAATGTACTAAATACAAAAATCAATAGCTCTATAGAAATAGTAACTGTTCCCCTTAGTAAAGATACAAAAAATATTGGTATTAACTTTGATGCAGAACTAATTTTAAGTATCTTATCAAAAAGCTATGAAAAGGTTATTATTACGCTTATTAGCACAGAAGATGATTTAAAATCTTTAGTAAAAAGAAAACCTGATTTAGTATTTTCTGGGGTTAAATATTTTAATTTTAACAAAGAAAAAGTTTGGTTAAGTGAGTATTTAAAAAAACACAACATTGAATATATTACTTCAAATAAAGAAGTTTTAGACAATGAACATGATAAAAACAATGCAAAAACTATTGTAAAAGATGCGAATTTAAATACTGCGAAATTTTTCACAACTCAACCAGATGAGCATGAAACAGAGAGTTCACTGCCTGTAACATTTCCCCTATTTTTAAAACCAGTATCAAAAAATAATCCAGAGGGAATAAATGCCCAATCTGTTGTTTTTGATTTCAAAAAATACCAAGCAAAAGTTTTGGATATTTACA from Arcobacter venerupis includes these protein-coding regions:
- the speA gene encoding biosynthetic arginine decarboxylase, whose amino-acid sequence is MGNYGIDIWSDDNFIIEDGLAKINYDCKPSLISIVKDIRKQDFKGPLLLRFPHITEKQINTLYNTFNASIKEYDYKGTFNAVFPLKVNQLPNFIHPLIAEGKNFNYGLEAGSKAELVIAMTYNNVGSPITVNGFKDKEMIHLGFIAKSMGHNITIIIEGLNELEIIIEVLNETKMECPNIGLRVRLHSGGSGLWAKSGGINSKFGLTSTEILEAYELMEDNNLVKHLTMIHFHIGSAMNSIKPLKKALRESGHIYAELKNLGATNLNSINIGGGLAVEYNAYERTRFYSLSEFSNDVIFTLKDIAKQKGVDEPNIFTESGRFISAASTVLIAPVLELFSAEYDFDHLKLKPSNPPLIQELNDLYRDMTKKTAYEYMHDSIDHMESLLTLFDLGYIDLQDRSNAEVLTHQVIKKAISLLEIDDYEELKKLDENIQEKYLLNFSLFQSLPDYWGIDQEFPIMPITHLDKKPTRSASLWDITCDSDGELPFDIKKPLYLHDVNLNKEDYFIGFFNVGAYQDTLGMKHNLFSHPTEVNIVFKDNKVVLEKILESQKIIDILEDIDYDTDNIKDILRKNLNDHNYKDMERYLNENSYLKTSWSYRE
- a CDS encoding DEAD/DEAH box helicase gives rise to the protein MPFLNLGLSNNINKALDENAYTNPTPIQEKVIPLILQNKDIMAKAQTGSGKTASFVLPILQLLLNKEDKERKKKAKISTLVLTPTRELALQVSKAFIDFSIYFDNKPKVVSVIGGESLTQQLLDIQKGCDIVVATTGRLLDILDKKQINLSTLEFFVLDEADKMLDLGFEKELEQLLESLPKNRQNLLFSATYPQKMLNIASKITSNAQEIFVEDETQTVQTINQRAIEVNKENRSALLRNLIQKHSWEQILVFMANKRSCDNIALKFRKYGLNAVSFHADLTQEERSETLQDFKNKKIKILFATDIAARGLHIDDISCVVNFDLPRATADYVHRIGRTGRAGKSGEAISFIGLEDFEHFSLIEKRCEIKLEKEQIEGFELIGTPIKKEKGSEPVKGKRKSKKDKLREKSL
- a CDS encoding sulfite exporter TauE/SafE family protein; the protein is MNLELAIFGIITGFSSGFFGIGGGTILVPLLLMLGYVMKEAVAISIMQMVFSSIYGSFLNAKKAKDVIKDGVILGIGGSFGGMISGYIVPNLSNEFLQYLFIAILIFSIIKIFYSPAIHTDKKETKNAYILLLIGAGIGILAMSIGVGGSILLTPILVGYLKYDLKAATALGLFFVIFSSIAGFISTSYQGQMLFVEGATVGIGSLIGVYFGIKVKDIVKATSYKNYVLLLNIIVLVIMLYKTI
- the hisS gene encoding histidine--tRNA ligase — translated: MTNKTIQSLRGMKDIVNEESTLFTYFIENASNIAKNYGFSYIETPLLEETALFKRSVGESSDIVNKEMYQFIDKGENDVCLRPEGTAGVVRHFVEKKLDRAGGNYKWYYYGPMFRYERPQKGRLREFHQFGCEVFGIDSVFEDANIIIMLKEILDFFGIGFTLKLNSLGCNICMPPYKENLVKHLTTFKEELCEDCNRRILTNPIRVLDCKNEKCQLLLYNAPKITTSLCESCNTDFEKLKEILDFNNIKYEIDSNLVRGLDYYNKTAFEFVSNEIGAQSAIAGGGRYDRLVEFLGGKSTSGIGFAIGIERLLELIKMPQCNQDIVYIGALDEASLNTVVKMANQKRKTTKTLVEYAPRSFGKHFGLAEKLGANIVALIGENELKNGTIYIKDLKTKEEKNLKLEDF
- a CDS encoding D-alanine--D-alanine ligase, which codes for MIEQIKTHENLQNTPNVLNTKINSSIEIVTVPLSKDTKNIGINFDAELILSILSKSYEKVIITLISTEDDLKSLVKRKPDLVFSGVKYFNFNKEKVWLSEYLKKHNIEYITSNKEVLDNEHDKNNAKTIVKDANLNTAKFFTTQPDEHETESSLPVTFPLFLKPVSKNNPEGINAQSVVFDFKKYQAKVLDIYNTQKSRTLVENYLSGKEYSVSILENKSKNILTILPVEIIAAKNKNGHKILDFDAKQSNLEEVIAIVDKKIRKEVSALAINSFMALGGKTMGVIDIKMSYNGILHFIEADFMPSFEEGYFYKAFQINENIDFEHMILKIADAALTSKIKDEY
- the cysE gene encoding serine O-acetyltransferase, with protein sequence MSFWAQLKEDFYVPKNNDPALDTNLELFFNYPGVWAIINYRIANKLYYKGWKKLSRVISGISSFLTKTDIHPACTIGRRVFIDHAIGVVIGATAIVEDDVLIYQGVTLGGVSLNKGKRHPTVRSNTVIGSGAKVLGNITIGVNSKIGANSVVVCDVPDNSTAVGVPAKIIKRDNKICKMEHGDLPDINKEMFKYLLDRIHLVETALKEEDGIDLTQKDEKLESDYNNFIEAMNSIKKA